The Garra rufa chromosome 23, GarRuf1.0, whole genome shotgun sequence genome includes a region encoding these proteins:
- the ilk gene encoding integrin-linked protein kinase, which produces MDDIFTQCREGNAVAVRLWLDNTENDLNQGDDHGFSPLHWASREGRSGVVDMLIMRGARINVMNRGDDTPLHLAASHGHRDILAKLIQCKADTNAANEHGNTPLHYACFWAHDLVAEDLINNGAQVSICNKYGETPMDKAKPPLAAHLKELAEKQGQSLTKVPFKDTFWKGTTRTRPRNGTLNKHAGIDYKQLSMLAKINENHSGELWQGRWQGTEIVVKMLHVRDWTTRKSRDFNEEYPKLRIFSHPNVLPVLGACQAPPAPHPIIITHWMPYGSLYNVLHEGTNFVVDQTQAVKFALDIACGMAFLHTLEPMIPRHYLNSKSVMIDEDMTARISMADVKFSFQCPGRMYSPAWVAPEALQKKPEEINRRSADMWSFAVLLWELVTREVPFADLSNMEIGMKVALEGLRPTIPPGISPHICKLMKICMNEDPAKRPKFDMIVPILEKMQDK; this is translated from the exons GGATGATCACGGGTTCAGTCCGTTGCATTGGGCTAGCCGCGAGGGCCGTTCAGGTGTCGTGGATATGCTCATCATGAGAGGGGCGCGCATCAATGTCATGAACCGCGGTGACGACACACCCCTGCACCTGGCCGCGAGCCACGGGCACCGTGACATTCTGGCCAAG CTGATCCAGTGTAAAGCAGATACCAATGCGGCAAACGAGCACGGCAACACCCCTCTGCATTACGCCTGCTTCTGGGCCCACGACCTCGTGGCAGAG GATCTGATCAATAATGGTGCCCAGGTGAGCATCTGCAACAAGTATGGAGAAACTCCAATGGACAAGGCCAAACCACCGCTTGCTGCACATCTGAAAG AGCTGGCGGAGAAACAAGGACAAAGCCTGACCAAAGTTCCTTTCAAGGACACTTTCTGGAAGGGAACCACTCGAACGCGACCAC GTAATGGCACACTAAACAAACATGCTGGCATAGATTATAAGCAGCTCTCTATGCTGGCCAAGATCAACGAGAACCACTCTGGGGAG CTGTGGCAAGGCCGCTGGCAGGGCACAGAGATTGTGGTCAAGATGCTTCATGTGCGGGACTGGACTACAAGAAAGAGCCGTGACTTTAATGAGGAGTACCCTAAACTAAG AATCTTCTCCCACCCAAACGTGTTGCCTGTGTTGGGGGCGTGTCAGGCTCCACCCGCCCCTCATCCAATCATAATTACACACTGGATGCCCTATGGCTCCCTCTACAATGTGCTTCATGAGGGGACCA ACTTTGTTGTGGATCAGACGCAAGCGGTGAAATTTGCTTTGGATATAGCATGTGGAATGGCTTTCCTGCACACACTTGAGCCTATGATCCCTCGGCATTATCTCAACAGCAAGAGCGTTATG ATTGATGAAGACATGACGGCCAGGATAAGCATGGCAGATGTGAAGTTCTctttccagtgtcctggcaggatgTACTCTCCCGCATGGGTGGCACCTGAAG CCCTGCAGAAGAAGCCAGAGGAGATCAACCGGCGCTCTGCGGACATGTGGAGTTTCGCTGTGTTGCTCTGGGAGCTCGTCACCAGAGAGGTGCCCTTCGCTGACCTCTCAAACATGGAGATCGGCATGAAG GTGGCACTAGAGGGACTACGGCCCACCATCCCGCCAGGCATTTCCCCCCACATCTGCAAGCTAATGAAAATCTGCATGAACGAGGATCCTGCCAAAAGGCCCAAATTCGACATGATCGTCCCCATCCTAGAAAAGATGCAAGACAAATAA
- the smpd1 gene encoding sphingomyelin phosphodiesterase encodes MKRPVFGLSTVCGVFIVWTLFLMPLGFSYPLEGETDSPKLRFVEEFDQLKLGFNWHNMSCAVCKAIFATVDIALLSESNMERVARAVGEACVRLHLAEPQVCREITELFRNDVIRALQESFLWPSEACAILVGPTCGHFDIYAPWNVSLPQVPKPPVKPPTPPKPGSPQSRILFLTDIHWDAEYAEGSLIDCKMPLCCRNDSGRVSWKHTGAGYWGTYGKCDLPLRTVENLLQNLAKSGPWDWVYWTGDIPAHNVWSQTRAQQLNELVTITRLIRKHLGPNVTVYPAVGNHESTPVNSFPPPFVHGNRSSQWLYDTMAKEWAPWLPKEALETIRRGGFYTAEVQRGLRVVSLNMNFCARENYWLMVNSTDPADQLRWLINILQESENKGEKVHIIGHIPPGLCLNSWSWNYYHIVNRYESTITGQFFGHTHVDEFQMFYDEDTLTRPLSVAFIAPSVTTYVNLNPGYRVYYVDGDYPGSSRMVLDHETFILNLTLANNQHSKPDPNPSWTLLYRASKAYGLSTLFPSDMDALIKLMKNDDHVFQRFWYLFHKGHVSKPCTDTCKTSLLCLLHSGRYDLLTQCDVLHGNEHSVRKTMC; translated from the exons ATGAAGCGTCCAGTGTTCGGGTTGTCCACCGTCTGCGGTGTTTTCATAGTCTGGACATTGTTTTTGATGCCGTTGGGTTTCTCATACCCTCTTGAAGGAGAAACAGATTCGCCCAAGTTGAGGTTCGTGGAGGAGTTTGATCAGCTCAAGCTCGGGTTCAACTGGCACAACATGTCCTGCGCGGTGTGTAAAGCGATCTTTGCCACGGTGGATATCGCGCTGCTG AGTGAGTCAAACATGGAGCGTGTGGCGCGTGCTGTGGGAGAGGCCTGTGTTCGACTGCATCTGGCCGAGCCGCAAGTATGCAGAGAAATCACTGAACTCTTCAGAAACGATGTCATCCGTGCGCTCCAGGAGTCTTTCCTCTGGCCCTCTGAGGCTTGTGCTATACTGGTAGGACCTACTTGTGGCCATTTTGATATTTATGCCCCCTGGAATGTGTCCCTACCACAGGTCCCCAAACCTCCAGTTAAACCGCCCACTCCCCCCAAACCGGGCTCTCCACAGAGCAGAATCCTCTTCCTCACGGATATCCACTGGGATGCTGAGTATGCCGAAGGCAGTCTTATAGACTGTAAAATGCCCCTGTGTTGTCGAAATGACTCTGGAAGGGTCAGTTGGAAGCACACTGGAGCTGGCTACTGGGGCACATATGGTAAATGTGACCTCCCTCTGCGTACAGTAGAAAACCTTCTTCAAAACTTAGCCAAATCCGGCCCGTGGGATTGGGTGTACTGGACAGGAGACATTCCAGCACACAACGTGTGGTCTCAGACCCGGGCACAGCAGCTAAACGAGCTTGTCACCATCACTAGACTCATACGCAAACACCTGGGGCCTAATGTAACTGTGTATCCAGCGGTTGGGAATCACGAGAGCACACCGGTGAATAGTTTCCCACCTCCGTTTGTGCATGGGAATCGGTCATCTCAGTGGCTTTATGACACCATGGCAAAGGAGTGGGCACCCTGGCTGCCCAAGGAAGCCCTGGAGACGATACG TCGTGGGGGTTTTTACACGGCTGAAGTTCAGCGTGGTTTGAGGGTGGTGTCTTTGAACATGAACTTCTGTGCACGAGAAAACTACTGGCTGATGGTGAACTCCACAGACCCAGCAGATCAGCTCCGGTGGCTCATTAATATACTACAAGAGTCAGAGAACAAGGGAGAGAAG GTCCACATTATCGGTCACATTCCCCCGGGACTCTGCCTGAACAGTTGGAGCTGGAATTACTATCATATAGTGAACAG ATATGAAAGTACCATAACTGGTCAGTTTTTCGGACACACGCATGTCGATGAGTTTCAGATGTTCTATGATGAAGATACACTGACTCGGCCACTGAGTGTGGCTTTTATCGCCCCAAGTGTGACCACTTATGTCAACCTGAACCCAG GATATCGTGTGTATTACGTGGATGGAGACTACCCAGGCAGCAGTCGGATGGTTTTGGATCACGAGACTTTTATTCTCAACCTGACTCTGGCCAACAACCAGCATTCAAAACCCGACCCCAACCCGTCATGGACCTTACTGTACCGCGCATCCAAGGCCTACGGTTTATCCACACTCTTCCCATCAGACATGGACGCTTTAATCAAACTCATGAAGAACGATGACCATGTCTTCCAGCGCTTCTGGTACCTCTTTCACAAAGGCCACGTCTCAAAACCATGCACAGACACTTGCAAGACGTCACTACTCTGCCTCCTGCACAGCGGACGATACGACCTTCTAACACAGTGTGACGTACTACACGGAAATGAACACTCTGTTAGGAAGACAATGTGTTGA